Proteins encoded together in one Planctomyces sp. SH-PL14 window:
- a CDS encoding PmoA family protein has translation MRISLLAAGLTLLGFAAADVSVLRADEAVVVPGIADGPPREALIGWPIPESGRTTSWSVFAEGRQIPSQVIEEGTRLCWKGKAGRGADEATRFEIRPAKGETAADDSTAERSEEGIELRTRNGSRAVVTYHTQERLPDGVDAVFRRSGHLHPLRSPRGKALTDEFPADHLHQHAIFFAWVNTEFRGKHVDFWNQPAREGTVRHHDVEQVWSGSLLSGFRASLEHVAFPGGETVALNERWTVQGGRLGRFHLVDVDSDQRAATAEPLLLKKYHYGGFAVRGSAGWGEADQGGTGAVFLTSDGKGRIDGNHAHCTWVRVTGKVGGEPCGLLALSHPDNFRSPQAVRIHPKMPYFVFSPCVDGEFRISRDEPLRSRYRVLAFDGEMTPEECEAAWNDYARPLTAAKAP, from the coding sequence ATGCGCATCTCACTCCTGGCGGCCGGTCTCACTCTTCTCGGTTTCGCGGCAGCGGACGTCTCTGTCTTGCGGGCTGATGAGGCTGTCGTCGTCCCCGGGATCGCCGACGGGCCTCCGCGCGAGGCCCTGATCGGGTGGCCGATCCCCGAGTCCGGGAGAACAACCTCCTGGAGCGTCTTCGCTGAGGGGCGACAGATTCCCTCGCAGGTCATCGAGGAAGGGACCCGGCTCTGCTGGAAAGGGAAGGCCGGCCGAGGAGCGGACGAAGCGACCCGTTTCGAGATTCGTCCGGCCAAGGGAGAGACCGCTGCGGACGATTCGACGGCGGAGCGCTCCGAGGAGGGAATCGAGCTGAGGACCCGGAATGGAAGCCGGGCCGTGGTGACCTATCACACTCAGGAGCGGTTGCCGGACGGCGTCGATGCGGTCTTTCGGCGGAGCGGGCATCTTCATCCGCTCCGCAGCCCGCGGGGGAAGGCCCTGACGGACGAGTTTCCGGCGGACCACCTCCACCAGCACGCGATCTTCTTCGCCTGGGTTAACACGGAGTTCCGGGGGAAGCACGTCGACTTCTGGAACCAGCCGGCGCGGGAAGGGACAGTCCGGCACCACGACGTCGAACAGGTCTGGTCCGGGTCGCTGCTGTCCGGGTTCCGCGCCTCTCTGGAGCATGTCGCCTTCCCGGGGGGCGAGACGGTGGCGCTGAACGAGCGGTGGACCGTCCAAGGCGGACGCCTGGGGCGGTTCCATCTCGTCGACGTCGATTCCGACCAGCGGGCCGCCACGGCGGAGCCGCTTCTGTTGAAGAAGTATCACTACGGCGGGTTTGCGGTCCGCGGCTCGGCCGGGTGGGGCGAGGCGGACCAGGGAGGAACCGGGGCGGTCTTCCTGACGAGCGACGGCAAGGGGCGGATCGACGGGAACCACGCGCACTGCACATGGGTGCGGGTGACCGGCAAAGTCGGGGGCGAGCCGTGCGGGCTGCTCGCGTTGAGCCACCCGGACAATTTCCGTTCGCCGCAGGCGGTCCGGATCCATCCCAAGATGCCGTACTTCGTCTTCAGTCCGTGCGTCGACGGGGAGTTCCGGATCTCGCGTGACGAGCCGCTCCGTTCCCGGTATCGCGTCCTCGCCTTCGATGGCGAGATGACCCCCGAGGAGTGCGAGGCGGCCTGGAACGACTATGCCCGGCCGCTGACGGCGGCGAAGGCCCCGTGA
- a CDS encoding biotin/lipoyl-containing protein, whose amino-acid sequence MEYPERVPIVVPGAVGTLRPIVLQQWLAEVGSEVYEGERLAELSVPGVLVCVSSPCRGRLDKILATPLMTVEATTILGWIECRDDEG is encoded by the coding sequence ATGGAGTATCCGGAGCGGGTTCCGATCGTTGTGCCGGGGGCGGTGGGGACGCTGCGCCCCATTGTGCTGCAGCAGTGGCTGGCGGAGGTGGGGAGCGAGGTCTACGAAGGAGAGCGGCTGGCGGAGCTGAGTGTCCCCGGAGTCCTCGTCTGTGTCTCCAGCCCCTGCCGCGGCCGGCTCGACAAGATCCTGGCGACACCGCTCATGACTGTGGAGGCAACAACGATTCTCGGCTGGATCGAGTGCAGGGACGACGAGGGCTGA
- a CDS encoding MFS transporter: MDSASPSPSTTRSTTWTYWICGLLFLATTINYMDRLALNDLQSRLKSEFSLSEEQYGRVEKNFGIAFAVGSVTWGIVADMVAVRWFYPLMLMLWSLAGCSTGFVRDYDELLWSRTFLGFFEAAHWPCALQTTQRILAREKRTWGNSLLQSGSSVGAILTPLLVMSLLQFYPTNWRLPFFVIGLGGLGWVVLWLASVRKTDLLPLSENAPNAPQTAAAPWSWLLQRLAILVVTVITINITWHLLRVWQTPFLETGRGYTETERRWFLVAFGIMNDIGCLAVGYFTVVLARGGVSANRARVYGFSLCALCTMFTLATPWLGKGWMLQGVMMIVAAGALGLFPCYYAFGQEISAKAQGKVTGFLGTIAWVPVSLLHPVFGAYVDQRKLVEGPRAYDFPFAATGCLPILAAILLILGWRDMPREAKSQLADEPSPARAA, translated from the coding sequence ATGGACTCAGCCTCTCCCTCACCTTCGACCACGCGCTCCACGACCTGGACCTACTGGATCTGCGGACTGCTCTTTCTGGCGACGACCATTAACTACATGGATCGGCTCGCCCTCAACGACCTGCAGAGCCGGCTGAAGTCGGAGTTCTCCCTGTCGGAAGAGCAGTACGGCCGCGTGGAGAAGAATTTCGGGATCGCCTTCGCCGTCGGATCCGTCACCTGGGGGATCGTGGCCGACATGGTCGCGGTCCGCTGGTTCTATCCCCTGATGCTCATGCTCTGGTCGCTCGCTGGCTGCTCAACCGGCTTCGTTCGGGACTACGACGAACTCCTCTGGAGCCGGACATTCCTGGGCTTCTTCGAGGCGGCCCACTGGCCCTGCGCCCTCCAGACGACTCAGCGGATTCTGGCGCGAGAGAAACGGACCTGGGGAAACAGTCTCCTGCAGAGCGGATCGTCCGTCGGGGCGATCCTGACGCCGCTCCTGGTCATGAGCCTGCTGCAGTTCTACCCCACGAACTGGCGGCTGCCGTTCTTTGTGATCGGCCTCGGCGGGCTCGGGTGGGTCGTCTTGTGGCTCGCCTCCGTGCGAAAGACGGACCTGCTTCCGCTCTCCGAGAACGCCCCGAACGCGCCCCAGACCGCCGCCGCCCCGTGGTCCTGGCTGCTCCAGCGGCTGGCGATCCTGGTCGTGACCGTCATCACGATCAACATCACCTGGCACCTCCTCCGGGTCTGGCAGACGCCGTTCCTGGAGACCGGCCGGGGCTACACCGAGACCGAGCGGCGGTGGTTCCTCGTCGCGTTCGGGATCATGAACGACATCGGATGCCTGGCGGTCGGGTACTTCACCGTCGTCCTCGCCCGCGGCGGCGTGTCGGCCAACCGGGCCCGCGTCTACGGTTTTTCGCTCTGCGCTCTGTGCACCATGTTCACCCTCGCGACTCCGTGGCTCGGCAAAGGGTGGATGCTCCAGGGGGTGATGATGATCGTCGCGGCGGGGGCGCTGGGACTCTTTCCGTGCTACTACGCCTTCGGACAGGAGATCTCCGCCAAGGCCCAGGGGAAGGTGACCGGATTTCTGGGGACGATCGCCTGGGTGCCGGTGTCGCTCCTGCACCCGGTCTTCGGCGCGTACGTCGACCAGCGGAAGCTCGTCGAAGGGCCGCGGGCTTACGACTTCCCGTTCGCCGCAACAGGCTGCCTCCCGATCCTGGCGGCGATCCTCTTGATCCTGGGCTGGCGGGACATGCCCCGCGAAGCGAAGTCGCAGCTCGCCGACGAGCCCTCTCCGGCCCGGGCCGCCTGA
- the groL gene encoding chaperonin GroEL (60 kDa chaperone family; promotes refolding of misfolded polypeptides especially under stressful conditions; forms two stacked rings of heptamers to form a barrel-shaped 14mer; ends can be capped by GroES; misfolded proteins enter the barrel where they are refolded when GroES binds): MAKLLSFDEDARKQLLEGVSKLARAVASTLGPRGRNAVLDKGWGAPKVTKDGVTVAQDIELECKFENCGVQLVKEAASKTGDTAGDGTTTATVLAEAIYREGLKYIAAGAAPVALSRGIQKAVDAVVENLKKIAKPIQANDRKAIEMVAAIAGNNDPEIGKILADALLKVGKDGVITIEEGRQTQTEIELVEGMQFERGYLSPHFVTNEDDQVVELDNVRILIHEEKISNARTLVPVLEQVSKDGVPLLIIAEDVEGEALATLVVNKLRGIVKVCAVKAPGYGDRRKAMLEDLAILTGGRAFFKDLGEKLENIKLSDLGKAKKVRIDSENTTVVQGGGKKEAIEGRAAQIRSEITKTDSEYDREKLQERLAKLAGGVAQINVGAATETEMKERKDLIDDALHATRAAVEEGIVPGGGVALLRSGEALKKVKLEGDEALGVQLIKNVLEMPLRKIAENAGLDGSVVANTVRKNSDVNYGFDALNEKYGDMLSFGVVDPAKVVRSALQNGASVAALLLTTDSIIVDEPKKDEKDGHHDHHDHGGGGMGGMGGMGGMGGMGMGGMGGMGGF; this comes from the coding sequence GTGGCGAAATTGCTGAGTTTTGACGAAGACGCTCGCAAGCAGCTTCTGGAAGGCGTTTCCAAGCTGGCTCGGGCCGTCGCCTCGACGCTGGGCCCCCGCGGGCGGAATGCTGTTCTGGACAAGGGATGGGGCGCCCCCAAGGTGACCAAGGACGGCGTGACCGTCGCCCAGGACATCGAACTCGAATGCAAGTTCGAGAACTGCGGCGTCCAGCTCGTGAAGGAAGCCGCCTCCAAGACGGGTGACACCGCCGGCGACGGCACCACGACCGCCACCGTCCTCGCCGAAGCGATCTACCGCGAAGGCCTCAAGTACATCGCCGCCGGAGCCGCTCCGGTCGCCCTGAGCCGCGGCATCCAGAAGGCGGTCGACGCCGTCGTCGAGAACCTGAAGAAGATCGCCAAGCCGATCCAGGCCAACGACCGCAAGGCGATCGAAATGGTCGCGGCGATCGCCGGCAACAACGATCCCGAGATCGGCAAGATCCTCGCCGACGCCCTCCTCAAGGTGGGCAAGGACGGCGTGATCACGATCGAAGAAGGCCGCCAGACCCAGACCGAGATCGAACTCGTCGAAGGGATGCAGTTCGAGCGGGGCTACCTCTCCCCGCACTTCGTCACGAACGAAGACGATCAGGTCGTCGAGCTGGACAACGTCCGCATCCTCATCCACGAAGAGAAGATCTCGAACGCCCGGACCCTCGTGCCGGTCCTCGAGCAGGTCTCGAAGGACGGGGTTCCCCTCCTGATCATCGCTGAAGACGTTGAAGGGGAAGCTCTCGCGACTCTCGTCGTCAACAAGCTCCGCGGCATCGTCAAGGTGTGTGCGGTCAAGGCCCCGGGCTACGGCGACCGCCGCAAGGCGATGCTCGAAGACCTGGCGATCCTGACCGGCGGCCGGGCCTTCTTCAAGGACCTCGGCGAGAAGCTCGAGAACATCAAGCTCTCCGACCTCGGCAAGGCCAAGAAGGTCCGGATCGACTCCGAGAACACGACCGTCGTTCAGGGAGGCGGCAAGAAGGAAGCGATCGAAGGCCGCGCGGCCCAGATCCGCTCCGAGATCACCAAGACCGACAGCGAATACGACCGCGAGAAGCTCCAGGAGCGGCTCGCCAAGCTCGCCGGCGGCGTGGCCCAGATCAACGTCGGTGCCGCCACTGAAACGGAAATGAAGGAACGTAAGGACCTCATCGACGACGCCCTGCACGCGACCCGTGCCGCCGTTGAAGAAGGGATCGTTCCGGGGGGCGGGGTCGCCCTGCTCCGCTCGGGCGAAGCCCTCAAGAAGGTGAAGCTCGAAGGGGACGAAGCTCTCGGCGTTCAGCTCATCAAGAACGTCCTCGAGATGCCCCTCCGCAAGATCGCCGAGAACGCCGGTCTCGACGGCTCGGTCGTCGCCAACACCGTCCGCAAGAACAGCGACGTCAACTACGGCTTCGACGCTCTCAACGAGAAGTATGGCGACATGCTCTCCTTCGGCGTCGTCGACCCGGCCAAGGTCGTCCGCTCGGCTCTCCAGAACGGAGCCAGCGTCGCGGCCCTGCTGCTGACGACGGACTCGATCATCGTCGATGAGCCCAAGAAGGACGAGAAGGACGGCCACCACGATCACCATGACCACGGAGGCGGTGGCATGGGAGGAATGGGTGGTATGGGAGGCATGGGCGGAATGGGAATGGGTGGCATGGGAGGGATGGGAGGCTTCTAG